The genomic window GGGCATGGGGGTGGGCCACTCCACGCCTTCCAGGGGCATGTTGGGGCTCTTCCAGAGGTGGATGCCCCACTTCTCGTAGTTGCCGTCCACGCGGTGGTAGTGGATGGTGATGTTGGGGCCGGCGGCGGGAGCCTGGGCCTGGGCGGGGGAGAGGGTGGCGAAGGCCAGCGCGACGGCGGCGAACACCTTGACGAGGGTGGAACGGAGGCTCATGTCGGGCTCCTGGGTTGAGGTTCGAGGGCACGGCCCTCGGAAGGGGTGAAGGGGAGGGCCGGCTCAGCCCTTGGTGCCGCCGGAGGTGAGCCCGGCGATCAGGCCTTTCTGGGCCAGCATGAAGACGACGGTGATGGGCAGGCCGGAGAGGATGGCCGCCGCTGCGAAATCCCCCCACATGTACTTCTGGGGGTAGAGGAAGGAGTTGGCGCCCACGGCCAGGGTGAGGTTCTTCTGGGAGTGGAGCAGGATGGAGGCCACCGGGTACTCGATGATCGCCCCGATGAAGGCCAGCAGGAACACCACCATGAGGATGGGCAGGGCCATGGGCAGCAGCACGCGCCAGAAGGCCTGCCAGGGCGTGGCTCCGTCCACGGTGGCGGCCTCCTCGATCTCGGCGGGGATGGTCTCGTAGAACCCCTTGATGGTCCAGACGTGCAGGGCGATGCCGCCGGAGTAGGCCAGCACCAGGGACCAGAGGCTGTCCATGCCGAACAGCGGGAAGGCGTTGCCGATGCGGGTGAAGATGGAGTGGATGGCCACCAGGGCCAGGACCGAGGGGAACATCTGCATGAGCATGAGGCCCGTCAGCGCGGCCTTCTTCCCGGCGAACCGCATGCGGGCGAAGGCGTAGGCCGCGGTGGTGCTCAGCAGGAGCCCGATGCAGGCCGAGACCAGGGCCACCCGGATGGAGTTCCAGAGCCAGCGCAGCACGGGCAGGTCGGGAGAGACGAGGGCGCCGTCAGGGCCCACCGAGGGCAGGCCCAGAGCGAAGCGCCAGTGCTCGAAGCTGATCTCCCTGGGAATGAGCCGGCCGGTGGCGAAATTGCCGGGCCGAAGCGAGATGGAGATGGTCAGCAGGAACGGGAAGATGACGAGGGCGCAGAGGCACACGAGGAACAGGTGGGCCGCGTAGACCCTCCAGCGCTGCGACTTGTTGGTTACGATGGCCATGGTTCCCCCTCAGCGCTTCTCGTCGTCGGCGATCCTGGTGTAGCGGATCTGGACGAGGGTGATGGCGGCGACCAGCAGGAAGATCACCGTGGAGATGGCGGCCCCGAGGCCGAACTGCTGCCCGGAGTCCACGAAGGCGTTCCGGTACACGTACGAGATGAGGATGTCGGTGGTGCCCGCCTGGATCGTGGTGTCCAGGAAGTCCGGCCGG from Geothrix sp. 21YS21S-2 includes these protein-coding regions:
- the malG gene encoding maltose ABC transporter permease MalG, with the protein product MAIVTNKSQRWRVYAAHLFLVCLCALVIFPFLLTISISLRPGNFATGRLIPREISFEHWRFALGLPSVGPDGALVSPDLPVLRWLWNSIRVALVSACIGLLLSTTAAYAFARMRFAGKKAALTGLMLMQMFPSVLALVAIHSIFTRIGNAFPLFGMDSLWSLVLAYSGGIALHVWTIKGFYETIPAEIEEAATVDGATPWQAFWRVLLPMALPILMVVFLLAFIGAIIEYPVASILLHSQKNLTLAVGANSFLYPQKYMWGDFAAAAILSGLPITVVFMLAQKGLIAGLTSGGTKG